A single window of Streptomyces aquilus DNA harbors:
- a CDS encoding putative T7SS-secreted protein, with product MAKAEDFPALGFVPCPGDHEAADEVAKTVRRTATALAEISQVLHGTGAGDWKGRAAEAFREKFDDEFRPRVDDARDSFAGAATALEDWASHMAHQQAAARRLEARAAEAAGQVDSAHAKAKQLKDAKDSDAHAVHDADRAVHARQAELDDLRRQAHRMSEQYHAHGEDIAERLRAAMDIAPDEPGIWDRLGDAIADLGKALAELPGQVGELLADVGDWLKAHADWITVAASVVGAIAIFCPALAPLAIGLSALALFAHAASYGMSGLFPPTGDHIGNWLTLGGDALGMIPGVGAAKSGLTAGFKAGRAAEGFVAGTRVGIRTAAVTAKDAMKAADPVAKMIDRPVMAVATRLGVSRGAALTATEGVQAAATLAWTAPTALNAYATSTGRYDAATWGTGVGNITMGTGGGKFGGLVAVGSAIGLGAWELTD from the coding sequence GTGGCGAAGGCGGAGGACTTCCCGGCGCTCGGCTTCGTGCCCTGCCCCGGTGATCACGAGGCCGCCGACGAGGTGGCGAAGACGGTCCGTCGTACGGCGACGGCGCTGGCGGAGATCTCCCAGGTGCTGCACGGCACCGGCGCCGGCGACTGGAAGGGCCGGGCGGCGGAGGCCTTCCGGGAGAAGTTCGACGACGAGTTCCGCCCCCGCGTCGACGACGCCCGCGACTCCTTCGCCGGCGCGGCCACCGCCCTGGAGGACTGGGCCTCCCACATGGCCCACCAGCAGGCCGCGGCCCGCCGCCTGGAAGCCCGCGCCGCCGAGGCCGCCGGCCAGGTGGACAGCGCGCACGCCAAGGCGAAGCAGCTCAAGGACGCCAAGGACAGCGACGCCCACGCCGTGCACGACGCCGACCGGGCCGTCCACGCCCGCCAGGCCGAACTCGACGACCTGCGCCGCCAGGCCCACCGGATGTCCGAGCAGTACCACGCGCACGGCGAGGACATCGCCGAGCGCCTCAGGGCCGCCATGGACATCGCCCCCGACGAGCCCGGCATCTGGGACCGCCTCGGCGACGCCATCGCCGACCTCGGCAAGGCGCTGGCCGAGCTGCCGGGCCAGGTCGGCGAGTTGCTCGCGGACGTCGGCGACTGGCTGAAGGCCCACGCGGACTGGATCACCGTCGCCGCCTCCGTCGTCGGCGCCATCGCGATCTTCTGCCCCGCGCTCGCCCCGCTCGCGATCGGCCTGAGCGCGCTCGCCCTGTTCGCACACGCCGCGTCGTACGGCATGAGCGGCCTCTTCCCGCCCACCGGCGACCACATCGGCAACTGGCTCACCCTCGGCGGTGACGCCCTCGGCATGATCCCCGGCGTGGGCGCGGCGAAGTCGGGCCTGACGGCCGGGTTCAAGGCGGGCCGGGCCGCCGAGGGCTTCGTCGCGGGCACCCGCGTCGGCATCAGGACCGCCGCCGTGACGGCGAAGGACGCCATGAAGGCCGCCGACCCGGTGGCCAAGATGATCGACCGTCCGGTCATGGCCGTGGCCACCCGCCTCGGCGTCTCCCGCGGCGCCGCCCTCACCGCCACCGAGGGCGTCCAGGCCGCCGCCACCCTCGCCTGGACGGCCCCCACCGCCCTCAACGCCTACGCCACCAGCACCGGCCGCTACGACGCCGCCACCTGGGGCACCGGCGTCGGCAACATCACCATGGGCACGGGCGGCGGGAAGTTCGGCGGCCTGGTGGCGGTGGGCAGCGCGATCGGGCTGGGCGCGTGGGAGCTGACCGACTGA
- the galK gene encoding galactokinase, which translates to MRAQQVRAGFVELYGTEPEGVWSAPGRVNLIGEHTDYNDGFVMPFALPHTAVAAVSRRADGVLRLHSADIEDGVAELRLDDLAPESDRAWTAYPAGVVWALREAGHAVTGADIHLSSTVPSGAGLSSSAALEVVVALALNDLFELGLQRWQLARLCQRAENVYVGAPTGIMDQTASACCEEGHALFLDTRDLSQKQIPFDLAAEGMRLLVVDTRVKHSHSEGEYGKRRAGCERGAALLGVDALRDIPYADLDAALARLGDDEEAVRLVRHVVTEDERVEKVVDLLRSGETRAIGPVLVAGHASLRDDFRISCPELDLVVDTAMSAGALGSRMTGGGFGGSAIVLADVADVDTITKAVEEAFAAAGFTAPRVFEAVPSPGARRLV; encoded by the coding sequence GTGCGGGCACAGCAGGTCCGGGCCGGTTTCGTGGAGCTCTACGGCACCGAGCCCGAGGGTGTCTGGTCGGCGCCGGGGCGCGTCAACCTCATCGGTGAGCACACCGACTACAACGACGGCTTCGTGATGCCCTTCGCGCTGCCGCACACCGCTGTCGCCGCGGTCTCCCGCCGCGCCGACGGCGTGCTGCGGCTGCACTCGGCGGACATCGAGGACGGCGTCGCCGAGCTGCGCCTGGACGACCTCGCCCCGGAGTCCGACCGCGCCTGGACGGCGTACCCGGCGGGCGTGGTCTGGGCGCTGCGCGAGGCGGGCCACGCCGTCACCGGCGCCGACATCCACCTCTCCTCGACGGTCCCGTCCGGCGCCGGCCTGTCGTCCTCGGCCGCGCTGGAGGTCGTGGTCGCCCTCGCCCTGAACGACCTGTTCGAACTGGGCCTACAGCGCTGGCAGTTGGCCCGCCTGTGCCAGCGCGCCGAGAACGTCTACGTCGGCGCCCCCACCGGCATCATGGACCAGACGGCGTCGGCGTGCTGCGAGGAGGGCCACGCGCTCTTCCTCGACACCCGGGACCTGTCCCAGAAGCAGATTCCCTTCGACCTGGCCGCCGAGGGCATGCGCCTGCTGGTCGTCGACACCCGGGTCAAGCACTCCCACAGCGAGGGCGAGTACGGCAAGCGCCGCGCCGGCTGCGAGCGGGGCGCGGCCCTGCTGGGCGTCGACGCGCTGCGGGACATCCCCTACGCCGACCTCGACGCGGCCCTCGCCCGGCTCGGTGACGACGAGGAGGCGGTCCGTCTGGTCCGGCACGTCGTCACCGAGGACGAGCGGGTCGAGAAGGTCGTCGACCTGCTCAGGTCGGGTGAGACGCGGGCGATCGGCCCGGTCCTGGTGGCCGGTCACGCCTCGCTGCGCGACGACTTCCGCATCTCCTGCCCGGAGCTGGACCTCGTCGTCGACACGGCGATGAGCGCGGGCGCCCTGGGCTCCCGGATGACCGGCGGCGGCTTCGGCGGCTCGGCGATCGTGCTGGCGGACGTGGCCGACGTCGACACCATCACCAAGGCGGTCGAAGAGGCCTTCGCCGCGGCCGGGTTCACCGCACCGCGCGTGTTCGAGGCGGTGCCGTCACCGGGGGCGCGCCGGCTCGTCTGA
- the galE gene encoding UDP-glucose 4-epimerase GalE: protein MSGKYLVTGGAGYVGSVVAQHLLEAGHEVVVLDNLTTGFREGVPAGARFVEGDIRDAAKWLDSSFDGVLHFAAFSQVGESVVKPEKYWDNNVAGTMALLGAMREAGVRRLVFSSTAATYGEPEQVPIVETAPTRPTNPYGASKLAVDHMITGEAAAHGLGAVSLRYFNVAGAYGAYGERHDPESHLIPLVLQVAQGKRDAISVFGEDYPTPDGTCVRDYIHVADLAEAHLLAVEAATPGEHLICNLGNGEGFSVRQVIETVRQVTGHPIPEVVAPRRGGDPATLVASAATAREKLGWNPSRADLAGIVADAWEFAQNISREQ from the coding sequence ATGAGCGGTAAGTACCTGGTGACGGGTGGCGCGGGTTACGTCGGCAGCGTGGTCGCCCAGCATCTGCTGGAGGCGGGCCACGAGGTCGTCGTCCTCGACAACCTCACCACCGGCTTCCGCGAGGGCGTCCCCGCCGGCGCCAGGTTCGTCGAGGGCGACATCCGCGACGCCGCCAAGTGGCTGGACTCCTCCTTCGACGGCGTGCTGCACTTCGCCGCCTTCTCCCAGGTCGGCGAGTCGGTCGTCAAGCCCGAGAAGTACTGGGACAACAACGTCGCCGGCACCATGGCGCTGCTCGGCGCGATGCGCGAGGCCGGCGTGCGCAGGCTCGTCTTCTCCTCCACGGCCGCCACCTACGGCGAGCCGGAGCAGGTCCCGATCGTCGAGACCGCGCCGACGCGGCCGACCAACCCCTACGGCGCCTCCAAGCTCGCCGTCGACCACATGATCACCGGCGAGGCGGCGGCCCACGGCCTGGGCGCGGTCTCCCTGCGCTACTTCAACGTCGCGGGCGCGTACGGCGCCTACGGCGAGCGGCACGACCCCGAGTCGCACCTCATCCCGCTGGTCCTCCAGGTCGCCCAGGGCAAGCGGGACGCCATCTCGGTCTTCGGCGAGGACTACCCGACGCCGGACGGCACCTGCGTCCGCGACTACATCCACGTCGCGGACCTGGCCGAGGCCCACCTCCTCGCCGTCGAGGCCGCCACCCCCGGCGAGCACCTCATCTGCAACCTCGGCAACGGCGAGGGCTTCTCCGTCCGGCAGGTCATCGAGACCGTCCGCCAGGTCACCGGCCACCCGATCCCCGAGGTCGTGGCCCCCCGCCGCGGCGGCGACCCGGCGACCCTGGTGGCCTCGGCCGCCACCGCCCGCGAGAAGCTGGGCTGGAACCCGTCCCGCGCGGATCTCGCGGGGATCGTCGCGGACGCGTGGGAGTTCGCGCAGAACATCTCGAGGGAGCAGTAG
- the galT gene encoding galactose-1-phosphate uridylyltransferase, whose product MKKTSTRLADGRELIYYDLRDDTVRDAVDRRPLERTVTTSEIRRDPLLGDSVAIASHRQGRTYHPPADECPLCPSEGDRLSEIPDSSYDVVVFENRFPSLAGDSGRCEVVCFTSDHNASFADLTEEQARLVLEAWTDRTSELSHLPSVEQVFCFENRGAEIGVTLGHPHGQIYAYPFTTPRTALMLRQVAQHKEATGGENLFDSVLESELAGERVVLESEHWVAFVPYAAHWPYELHLYPKRRVPDLLGLEEDARSEFPKVYLELLRRFDRIFGEGEPATPYIAAWHQAPFGQLEEFEGVSRDDFALHLELFTIRRTSGKLKFLAGSESGMSVFINDIRPEAAAERLREVASS is encoded by the coding sequence GTGAAGAAGACCTCGACCCGGCTGGCCGACGGTCGCGAGCTCATCTACTACGACCTGCGTGACGACACGGTGCGGGACGCGGTCGACCGCCGCCCGCTCGAGCGGACCGTCACCACGTCGGAGATCCGCCGCGACCCGCTGCTCGGCGACTCGGTGGCCATCGCCTCGCACCGACAGGGCCGCACCTACCACCCGCCGGCCGACGAATGCCCCCTGTGCCCGTCCGAGGGCGACCGGCTGAGCGAGATCCCCGACTCGTCGTACGACGTCGTCGTCTTCGAGAACCGCTTCCCCTCCCTGGCCGGTGACTCCGGCCGCTGCGAGGTCGTCTGCTTCACCTCCGACCACAACGCGTCCTTCGCCGACCTCACCGAGGAGCAGGCGCGTCTGGTCCTGGAGGCGTGGACGGACCGGACGTCCGAGCTGTCGCATCTGCCCTCCGTTGAGCAGGTGTTCTGCTTCGAGAACCGCGGCGCCGAGATCGGTGTGACCCTCGGACATCCGCACGGGCAGATCTACGCGTACCCGTTCACCACGCCTCGCACCGCCCTGATGCTGCGCCAGGTGGCCCAGCACAAGGAGGCGACCGGCGGCGAGAACCTCTTCGACAGCGTGCTGGAGAGCGAACTCGCCGGTGAGCGGGTCGTCCTGGAGAGTGAACACTGGGTCGCGTTCGTGCCGTACGCCGCGCACTGGCCCTACGAGCTCCACCTGTACCCGAAGCGCCGCGTGCCGGACCTGCTGGGCCTGGAGGAGGACGCGCGCTCAGAATTCCCCAAGGTTTATCTGGAACTCTTGAGGCGCTTCGACCGGATCTTCGGCGAAGGTGAGCCCGCCACGCCCTACATCGCCGCCTGGCACCAGGCGCCGTTCGGGCAGCTGGAGGAGTTCGAGGGTGTCAGCCGTGACGACTTCGCGCTCCACCTCGAGCTTTTCACCATCCGCCGCACCTCCGGCAAGCTCAAGTTCCTCGCGGGTTCCGAGTCCGGCATGAGCGTGTTCATCAACGACATCCGGCCGGAGGCCGCGGCCGAGCGACTGCGAGAGGTAGCGAGTTCATGA